Proteins found in one Arachis stenosperma cultivar V10309 chromosome 8, arast.V10309.gnm1.PFL2, whole genome shotgun sequence genomic segment:
- the LOC130946422 gene encoding B-box zinc finger protein 25-like — MKIQCDVCEKAQATVICCADEAALCAKCDVEVHAANKLARKHQRLLLQCLSNKLPRCDICQDKPAFIFCVEDRALFCQDCDEPIHSAGSLSANHQRFLATGIQVALSSSSNCNKGNEKSHLEPPNRNNAQQVSMEVPPQQVPNFSSSSWGVDDLLELSAFESPEKGVVQKESMQFGELEWIEDVGLFGEQFPHEALAAAEVPQLTSNNAASFRTTSKSYMSHKKPRIEDDDDEFFTVPDLG, encoded by the exons ATGAAGATTCAGTGTGATGTTTGTGAGAAGGCTCAAGCAACTGTGATTTGTTGTGCAGATGAGGCAGCTTTGTGTGCCAAATGTGATGTTGAGGTTCATGCTGCCAATAAGCTTGCTAGAAAGCACCAGAGGCTTCTCCTTCAATGCCTCTCTAACAAGCTTCCCAGATGTGACATATGCCAA GACAAGCCAGCTTTCATATTCTGTGTTGAAGACAGAGCACTCTTCTGTCAGGACTGCGACGAACCGATTCACTCGGCCGGAAGCCTCTCGGCAAACCACCAGAGATTCCTTGCTACCGGCATCCAAGTGGCCTTGAGTTCTTCTTCTAATTGCAACAAAGGCAATGAAAAGAGTCACTTGGAGCCACCTAATAGGAACAATGCACAACAAGTTTCTATGGAAGTTCCTCCTCAGCAAGTTCCTAACTTCTCATCTTCTTCTTGGGGTGTTGATGACTTATTGGAACTATCAGCCTTTGAATCACCTGAAAAA GGTGTGGTTCAGAAGGAATCTATGCAGTTTGGAGAATTAGAATGGATTGAAGATGTTGGTCTTTTTGGTGAACAATTTCCACATGAAGCATTGGCTGCTGCTGAAGTTCCTCAGCTTACTAGCAACAATGCTGCTTCATTCAGAACAACCTCTAAGTCCTACATGTCTCACAAGAAACCTAGGattgaagatgatgatgatgagttcTTCACAGTGCCAGATCTTGGTTGA
- the LOC130946421 gene encoding putative receptor-like protein kinase At3g47110 has protein sequence MSKTMHTKLLSLLYSTITIILCLISQSHSKTHEDDTNALMEIKRAIDPNSVSQSSYLYSWNFTLDPCECTGSVFLGILCTLPLDNTSSRVTALDLDTIGYEGFLTPAIGNLTELTVLNLNNNKFRGPLPESLGNLRKLIRITMSSNFFTGTIPQGITQLKNLEHLDLSRNRLSGKIPEEITGLRSLTYLSLSRNEFAGRTPDLTGLWQLGTLDLSFNQFYGNLPILPIRLRRLYLSHNIFSGRLTPLKGLMHLKWVDISDNRLSGGITKDIFYLHGVVHLNVSYNRFTMIDPVKYSGDGPMLQVLEAQGNQLKGHLPLNLVTYRNLTSINFANNQFHGPIPEEYGPMLQGQWRRLLLDLNFLSGKLPLEFRHNNTKVTVGISNNCLVCPTSVAICRGAQRPVTECMGEQNL, from the coding sequence ATGTCAAAAACAATGCACACAAAACTCTTGTCTCTTCTCTATTCCACCATAACAATAATCCTATGCCTTATATCTCAAAGCCATTCAAAAACCCATGAAGATGATACCAATGCCCTCATGGAAATAAAAAGAGCCATTGACCCAAACTCAGTGTCCCAAAGTTCATACCTTTATAGCTGGAACTTCACTCTGGATCCATGTGAATGCACAGGATCAGTGTTTCTAGGAATATTGTGCACTTTGCCCTTAGACAACACCTCAAGTAGAGTAACAGCACTTGATCTTGACACAATTGGTTATGAAGGGTTCTTAACCCCAGCCATTGGGAACTTAACAGAACTAACAGTTCTCAACCTCAACAATAACAAATTCAGAGGGCCATTACCAGAATCACTTGGAAATCTAAGGAAACTAATAAGGATCACAATGTCATCAAACTTCTTCACAGGCACAATCCCTCAAGGGATCACTCAACTCAAGAATCTTGAGCATCTAGACCTATCCAGGAACCGGCTTTCGGGCAAAATCCCAGAGGAGATAACAGGGTTGAGAAGCTTAACATACCTGAGCCTTTCAAGGAATGAATTTGCTGGAAGAACACCAGACCTCACCGGACTCTGGCAACTCGGCACATTAGACCTTAGCTTCAACCAGTTCTATGGCAATCTTCCTATCCTTccgatccggctgcgaagattgTACTTAAGCCATAACATATTCTCAGGAAGATTAACACCACTCAAAGGACTCATGCACCTAAAATGGGTAGATATCAGTGACAATCGCCTCTCCGGCGGCATTACAAAGGACATATTTTACTTACATGGGGTTGTTCATCTCAATGTCTCCTATAACAGATTCACCATGATTGATCCTGTTAAGTATTCAGGGGATGGACCAATGCTTCAAGTGCTTGAGGCGCAAGGAAACCAATTGAAGGGTCATCTGCCTCTGAATTTGGTGACTTATAGGAACTTGACTTCAATCAActttgcaaacaaccaattccaTGGTCCAATTCCAGAGGAATATGGACCAATGTTGCAGGGACAATGGAGAAGGTTGTTGTTGGATCTCAATTTTCTTTCAGGGAAGCTTCCATTGGAGTTTCGCCACAATAATACAAAAGTGACAGTTGGGATTTCAAATAACTGCCTTGTTTGTCCAACCAGTGTTGCTATTTGCCGAGGAGCACAAAGACCTGTTACTGAATGTATGGGTGAACAGAATCTATGA
- the LOC130944116 gene encoding uncharacterized protein LOC130944116 encodes MRRSSAKERERMDEEEGMEVLDSALSLINWRLKPSSKRRLQLDMMALSTRLRPVVMVDYGGIMPQLQYHLSHLLQFIHKESPIFEHIRLMVIQDMIYLIHLLELAEYVKSSFNNEIPLLFVDLQHEPPKMVTNIEESPLAMQLVSIQKLFLTLFPTTPQEGTSNNDPAPTNDSKCVDDDADLASKRVHSHSAAECIDLSSCMDNTDVTVPTLNGWLLGYPVVYLFGKEHIADAIYNLSTKYLNIFQVFICRNNTLKKGTQAEELLSFSVPYDLSIRGSNEQWAEAFMANMQTKFERCANAWKSLKMEVSECNPQAIVL; translated from the exons ATGCGTCGTTCTTCTgcgaaagagagagaaagaatgGATGAAGAAGAAGGTATGGAGGTGTTGGATTCCGCTTTGTCTCTCATCAATTGGCGCCTCAAACCTTCTTCAAAGCGTCGTCTTCAATTAG ATATGATGGCACTCTCCACAAGATTGAGACCCGTAGTAATGGTGGACTACGGTGGAATCATGCCTCAGCTTCAGTACCATCTCTCTCACCTCCTCCAATTCATTCACAAAGAATCCCCAATTTTCGAGCATATCAGATTGATGGTTATACAAGACATGATATACTTGATTCATCTACTTGAACTTGCTGAATATGTTAAATCAAGCTTCAACAATGAAATTCCGTTGCTCTTTGTTGATCTTCAACACGAACCTCCAAAG ATGGTAACAAACATAGAGGAGAGTCCATTAGCAATGCAGCTGGTTTCAATTCAGAAGCTGTTCTTGACATTGTTTCCTACTACTCCTCAAGAAGGAACCAGCAACAATGATCCTGCACCGACCAATGATTCGAAATGTGTGGATGATGATGCAGATTTGGCTAGTAAGCGTGTTCACTCTCATTCTGCTGCTGAGTGTATTGATCTCAGTAGCTGCATGGACAACACTGATGTCACTGTGCCAACCTTGAATGG ATGGCTTCTAGGATATCCAGTGGTGTATTTATTTGGCAAGGAGCATATTGCTGATGCTATTTATAATCTTTCGACCAAATATCTTAATATTTTCCAAGTGTTCATCTGCAG GAATAATACTCTCAAGAAAGGAACACAAGCAGAAGAACTGTTAAG TTTTTCAGTGCCTTATGATCTAAGCATTAgaggtagcaatgaacaatggGCAGAGGCCTTCATGGCTAACATGCAGACCAAGTTTGAAAGATGTGCAAATGCTTGGAAATCGTTAAAGATGGAGGTTAGTGAGTGCAATCCTCAAGCTATCGTGCTATAG
- the LOC130944115 gene encoding fructokinase-2-like: MASSNGLPATGSGLIVSFGEMLIDFVPTVSGVSLAEAPGFLKAPGGAPANVAIAVARLGGKAAFVGKLGDDEFGHMLAGILKENGVVADGITFDQGARTALAFVTLRADGEREFMFYRNPSADMLLKPEELNLELIRSAKVFHYGSISLIVEPCRSAHLKAMEVAKDAGCLLSYDPNLRLPLWPSAEEARKQILSIWEKADLIKVSDAELEFLTGSDKIDDESAMSLWHPNLKLLLVTLGEHGSRYYTKNFHGSVDAFHVNTVDTTGAGDSFVGSLLAKIVDDQSILEDEARLRSVLTYSNACGAITTTKKGAIPALPKDEDVLALIRGA; this comes from the exons GCGAGATGCTCATCGACTTCGTTCCCACCGTCTCCGGCGTCTCCCTCGCTGAGGCTCCCGGATTCCTCAAGGCTCCCGGCGGCGCCCCCGCTAACGTGGCCATCGCCGTCGCCAGACTCGGCGGAAAGGCCGCTTTCGTCGGCAAGCTCGGCGATGACGAGTTCGGTCACATGCTTGCCGGGATCTTGAAGGAAAACGGCGTCGTCGCCGACGGGATCACCTTTGACCAGGGCGCACGTACGGCGTTGGCGTTCGTAACCCTACGCGCCGACGGGGAGCGTGAATTCATGTTCTACAGAAACCCCAGCGCCGACATGCTCCTCAAGCCCGAAGAACTCAACCTCGAACTCATCAGATCT GCAAAGGTGTTCCATTATGGTTCAATAAGCTTGATTGTGGAGCCATGCAGATCAGCACACCTGAAGGCAATGGAAGTAGCCAAGGATGCCGGGTGCCTTCTCTCCTACGATCCAAACCTGAGGCTGCCATTGTGGCCTTCGGCCGAGGAAGCTCGCAAGCAAATCCTCAGCATATGGGAGAAGGCTGATTTGATCAAGGTCAGCGATGCTGAGCTCGAGTTCCTCACTGGAAGTGACAAGATTGATGATGAGTCTGCCATGTCCTTGTGGCACCCCAACTTGAAGTTGCTCCTTGTCACCCTTGGTGAACATGGTTCTAGGTACTACACCAAG AATTTCCATGGATCAGTAGATGCTTTCCATGTAAATACAGTTGATACAACTGGCGCTGGCGATTCCTTTGTCGGTTCTCTTTTGGCCAAGATTGTTGACGACCAATCCATTCTTGAG GATGAAGCAAGGCTAAGATCAGTTCTCACTTATTCAAATGCATGTGGAGCAATCACCACCACCAAAAAGGGAGCAATCCCTGCCCTTCCCAAGGATGAAGATGTGTTGGCCCTCATCAGGGGAGCATAG